The nucleotide window TTCGACTGTTTGTGTATCGTTAGCGAAAAATAGAGTTGTTCCAACACTTGAGAATACAAGTGTAAACGCTAACATAACCGCTGATAATTTCTTCATTACTTTCCCCCACATAGTATTTATTTTACTTTCTCAGTATAGCAAAAAGGGACATAGATAGAAAATAAAAACGCTGAAAATTATTAAAAGTATAGCATTTTCGCTTAAGGTCAGTTGTTCTTTAGCTGTTTCAATTAAATTTTGTGCAAAGGAGGGTGAAGCTGCTAAGAGGGTGCGTATAGACGGTTTAGTTACTTAAACAAAGTTATTTAATATAAAAACGGGTAAAAATAAGGGGAATTCAGAGTTTTTCTAGTAGAAACTCTTTTCTTTGACACGATAGAAACGTATTATAGAATAGATTATTTATTTGTTTAAGAAAGGATGTTTTTACATGCAAGATAAGCGTTTTAAAATCGCGCATCGAGAAGCTTTAATTGGTGTTGTACTAGTCGTAATTAACTTTGCTATTTGGTACGGCTTTGCGTACGGTCTCGGTTCAGGTGATCCAACTGAATATACGTATGTATTTGGTTTTCCCGCTTGGTTTTTCTATAGCTGCATAGCAGGTACAATTTTTATGATTGTGT belongs to Solibacillus sp. FSL R7-0682 and includes:
- a CDS encoding YhdT family protein encodes the protein MQDKRFKIAHREALIGVVLVVINFAIWYGFAYGLGSGDPTEYTYVFGFPAWFFYSCIAGTIFMIVCIWLAMKLFFKDISLEEEEEEK